A genomic region of Anopheles coustani chromosome 3, idAnoCousDA_361_x.2, whole genome shotgun sequence contains the following coding sequences:
- the LOC131272206 gene encoding borealin-like, whose protein sequence is MVRTKISRNTASKRNRTSYQEERYANIMREFEIISESFIVSIDAKLNIDLEKIDRNGEILMSRIPKEFHKMTMGDLRKSGCNVFVNLRDKHLVGDGGRDVSPLSVRSSDARKNSIKSSKTDDGYQTEDCSKLSIDVLASAKPPGRPMGPLASAMKTSSRRRSNSVSSNAMTPSKAPQSSLLFGLKTKKTDLRTPGVSRSIFANQSDRMSRPKLRTPMVQMGKVSRPHTVSTDRGMSQITLKVEPNTPLAFIRHPRAGESVYSLTGSPVVNSVMHKNMANVNIPVPNGVLSLQPTDMDDVDPEALPPIDHATLEHLKKLQTNLNKIMKYAEDCNFRMHQ, encoded by the exons ATGGTGCGTACGAAAATATCCCGGAATACAGCGTCCAAGCGGAATCGAACTAGCTACCAGGAGGAACGCTATGCCAACATAATGCGAGAGTTCGAAATAATCT CTGAATCATTCATAGTCTCCATCGATGCAAAACTAAACATAGACTTGGAGAAGATTGACCGGAATGGAGAGATACTAATGAGCCGCATTCCGAAAGAATTCCACAAGATGACGATGGGAGACCTTCGCAAGTCAGGTTGCAATGTGTTTGTCAACTTACGTGACAAGCATCTTGTAGGGGATGGTGGGCGGGATGTGAGCCCTCTGTCTGTTAGATCGAGTGATGCGCGGAAGAACTCGATCAAGTCATCGAAAACGGACGACGGTTATCAGACGGAAGATTGCAGTAAACTTTCCATCGATGTGCTAGCTTCTGCAAAGCCACCGGGACGTCCTATGGGCCCCTTGGCATCGGCAATGAAGACGAGCTCGAGGAGACGCAGCAATTCCGTGTCCAGCAATGCAATGACACCTAGCAAAGCACCGCAATCATCGCTGCTGTTTGGAttgaaaacgaagaaaacggaTCTAAGAACACCCGGCGTGTCTAGGAGCATATTCGCCAACCAGTCGGACCGAATGTCGCGACCGAAGCTGCGCACACCGATGGTCCAGATGGGAAAGGTTTCCCGTCCGCACACGGTCAGCACGGACCGTGGCATGAGCCAAATAACGCTCAAGGTCGAACCGAACACTCCATTGGCTTTCATCCGACATCCACGGGCGGGCGAGAGTGTCTATTCGCTTACCGGCAGTCCGGTGGTAAACTCGGTTATGCACAAGAACATGGCCAATGTGAACATTCCCGTACCGAATGGAGTGCTCTCGTTGCAGCCCACGGACATGGACGACGTGGACCCAGAAGCTCTGCCTCCGATCGACCACGCCACTTTGGAGCATTTGAAGAAGCTTCAAACGAATTTGAACAAGATTATGAAATATGCTGAAGATTGCAACTTTCGCATGCATCAATGA